Sequence from the Chrysemys picta bellii isolate R12L10 chromosome 23, ASM1138683v2, whole genome shotgun sequence genome:
CTCCTTGACTTTTACATCCTTCTGAGGCTGCTCCCAAACCTTTGTTCCTGTCTTTGCAATACCAACCACTGGCCAGCTACCAATGTTCAGATCAAATTGATGGCAGTTCTTCATCTTGGCAAGAAGGTAGGAGAACTCCTACCAGGAGGGAGTTTCTCACAAAACAGCAGTAGATGTAAGAGATCACTGCTATTTTACATATGCTGATAGTAAGTCATTATCCAATGGTCCTACTCTACTCAAGGAGAAAGAGGGAGTGAGCGCACACGCACCTAAAACAGCTTTGCCATATTTTGTGTGAGCAGCTCTGGCTGTTGTCAGAAGGGACGTTAACTGTTGCAGATGCTAGCAGTACGCATTCAGCAATGTGCCAGACACAACCTTTGGTAGTGCCCAAAAATTAACCATAACTCTGCAGTGTTACTGAAAGGATCCCAGGTAGTTTCCAGTATGGCAGACGTGCCTAGTCCAGGTAGTATGTGAATTAATACACCTCACGTTAGATGTGCTCTGGGTACATCTGCCAATGTGGTGATTTGGACTAAGCTAGCAGTGGGAGCAGTTACAACTAACCTGCAGGGAGTCTTAGCTTTCAGGAACGTAACAAGGATTGAACCAAATGAGCAGCATAACCCCTACCTTGTCGGGGGATAAATGTCTACAAATCCTTCCACTGGAATGTTCCCTATACCAGATCACAGAGCTATTGATGCTGCTTGAGACACATGGGTTTTTTATGTTATAAAGAAACAGCAAGCTACCTAGATTGTACCAGTGAGCAATGAAATGCATCTCATGACCAGACACCATCTGTAACCTGTCTCTAACATACACAATTCTGTGATTAACCCATTCTAGGTTTCACAGTATCCTGCAGTAGGTTTTATCCGATTAGATGAGCCCCACTCTGCACAAATGTGGCTAGGAGCCTCGCTGTGAGCAATGGGGCCCATGAGAAAGGAACTCAATGGGGTCACACCCAAGTCTGGAGCCCATAACTTTGTATACCAAGCAGTACTGATGCCCAAATCCTGTGGTACACCGTTTGACAGCACACACTCATTTCGTTAGCCTTCCACAAAAGGAGTCCAGCTTACTTACCACTTGCGCTTCATGTAGGCAGCAGCTCTGTTTCCGTACAGCATGGCGTTGTTGGGGGCTTTCTGAACTGCTCTGCTGTACAGCTGGATGGCTTGAGTCCACTGCTGGCACGCAAATGCCTCATTGGCTTGCTGTTTAATTTTTTCCAGATATGGAGGCAGCTCAATCTGGGGACTGCAGGGAGAGACAGGTGTGGGGTTACAATCACTACGGTAACGCTGAAGAGATTCAACAATTTGGTCTAGTTAAAAGTCGAATAGAAGAATTCCATTACACTGAGAAACAAAGGAACAGAGCCCACCACAGTCACATCAAGGGTTCATCTTGTCCAGtatccgacagtggccaataccagatgcttcacaaAGGTGCATAGGTACAAGAAAGCACCTGAGCTTAGGGAAGTTTCCTTAGAAGCCCTGTCAGTGAGGagttggcttatgccctggagCATGAAAACTcccatcttttttattttaacactAAGTAATGTAACAATAGGTGCTTTTGTTATCCGTGTGAAGTGTTTAACTCTTCACTGAGCTCTACTAGAATCTCTTTGCTTCAGTGATACTTTGCAGcggcaagttccacaggttgtgttgTGTAAACAATATTTCTTTTAATCAGTTTTAAGTCGGCATTCAGTGAcactcttattttttttaaagagtcaaaTAAGCCAGCTCACATGGCGGCAATAAGTCTCTTGGCATTTCAAAGATTTCTGATGAATTAGCACCTTATGCTAGAGGAACCCCCAAAACACCAGACATGTTAAACTTCAAGTCTGCCTCTGCTTCCCCAACTACACTTAGtccttttaaaaagagagagaagtagaGTAGATATTGGTAATGGCAAAGAACCATTCAACccggtcaccagttcaaatccaggccAAGATGATCAGGACTGAGTCATGACCATCCGAGGGCGGTTCTGGGATTTGTGACCTGAGACTGCCAAATCATTTCACAGGAAAGAGAGACTATGCTGTGGAGAAGTAAAGGAGGTCAGTTTCCATGTGTGACAGGCCAGTTGTGGATTTATTCAGCAATAATTCACCACaaccataaaaggaaaaagatcctGATGGCCAGGATTTCCCCATCATGCTCTTGGCCTAACCTGGCTCTGGTTTGCAGCCCGTTTACCACCAGCAGCTGAGTGAATACCAGAACAGAGCTCCCTGGGTAATCTTTGCGTTCGTAAGTGAAGAAGAATTCCACTTCACACCTCAGTCAGCAGCTTCGGGTCTCGCTGGGATCACAGGGCACAGAGCAGAACCAGGGGCACCTCATCCAAACGAATGTGTCACCTCACCTGATATGTGTTCTTCCCTCAGACAATCTGAATCCGTTGCTGTGGAGATGGATGCCGTTTGACACTCCATTGGTTGAGGTCTTTCCATTCTGCACTTCTGGGGGGGGtttgtaaaaaaatataaataattagaAGAGTAAAATCCAGCTACAGATTACAGACTCTCCTCTGTGGGCTTGGAATTTCTAGTCCACCAACACGAAGTCAGGCTAGCAGGAGCCCAATTCAGCCCAGAGGTAAGTAGctacaactccactgacttcagagagtCTGGTTCCTACCTCAAAGTATATGGAAGTATAAGCATTTGGCAGGATTGGCTGATCTCCTCGGACATCAGCTACAAATACTCTGCAGGATCCATCACAACAGATCTCCCaatgtgacagtgtaccccataaggctttatggggagggggtgcttataaatgtatgtatgacataactggaatatgttttgtgctgcctgtgccatgtaacatatctccgtaagggttgtgatctactatatctattcatcctatttgtacgtatatatcattttctactcgagcttaagaatatgggctgtatgcttgcctgatttctaagtaagctttgtgaggcatttggtcagcttctttaggaaggaatttgccaggttaagtacctgatcaggagacacttagggaacaatgcatcttggaatgctccaatccacatgagaagtcttcctggagacatgcaagatgccatgtggacaatgcaaagactgagtcatgcaggggcatgtgacttgcccaggtgactccaaaactccatcttggagctgggctttgcagaggagggaggtctccacccacaagagagagtctacttaaacctgtgggagacccctccattttgtcttcagctggctaaagaaggagcctctccaccccccccaggatacttgaaggagactgaaacaaaggacagtaactacagggggtgtgagtgattgctggacccaggctaaaaggagattagcctgtaaaagggagcattctggaactggtgaggaaattatctgtattcagtttgtttaggcatagatctgcgcattttgttttattttgcttgtgacttactttgttctgtctgttactactttgaaccacttaaatcctactgtctgtatttaataaaatcactttctatttagtaatttactcagagtatgtattaatacctgggggagcaaacaactgtgcatatctctctatcagtgttatagagggcgaacaatttatgagtttgccctgcataagctttatgcagggcaaaacggatttatttgggtttagaccccattgggagttgggcatctgagtgctaaagacaagcgcactactgcgagctgttttcaggtaaacttgcagctttgggacaagtgattcagaccctgggtctgtgtcgggagccagacaggagtgtctggctcagcaagacagggtgctggagtcctgagctggcagggaaaacagaagcaggggtagtctttgcacatcgggtggcagctcccaagggggtttctgtgatccaacccgtcacaccatcACAACAGATCTCCCAAGCAAGAGAGCTGAATACACCGAGAGCTTCTCCAATCTTCTCCCGCCTCCCCATTCCCACAGAAAATGGAAGCCAAGATGAAGGGCATTCAGTACCGCCTTCAACAGGCTGGGCCCAGGCACGAGCGATGACCCCCCGTATTTTCCTCAGATTAGTAGAGGGTTTAAATTTATAGAATAGCCTTGCTGCCCTCATTCACTTTTCTAGTTCCTGCTCAGCTCAGATTTCACACTGGAAAGCAGAATTGCGCTGGGCTTCGCTCTCACTTCCCATACAGCACCACACTTACCCCCTGAAGAGTGGCACTTCTTTGGCAGGAGAAAAGTGTACGGCCTCTGTTTGTAAGTCAGGTCAAACAAGTAGACCTACAAGgcaatgggagagagagagacaccaagGACTGAACGCACAGTCAGTGACACCATGGTGATGAGCAGGACAGAACACCACCCAGCCAACCATTTTGCTTTCTGTCTATTAGAGTTTGGTAGAATGTTATAGACACACATACAGCAAGGAGACAAAAGGGCAGCAGTACCAGCACTGGGACAAGGTAAGAGGTTCAGAAAGAACTGTGCTGAGAAATGAGACACCTGACTTATTAAAACTAATGGCAATAAAGCCCCCTTGATACCAAACATACTACATAAGCAAGAATTGACCGGTGACTGAATGGTTAGTAAAGGCAAAAAAGTTCCAGCTACAATGttaatagggttaaaaaaaaggaGCGCAcacccacacaaaaaaaaaaaaaatatcacacaATCTACAAATTTAACTTCAGCCTATACAAACAGGTTACTGAACCATTTTTGTCCTTGGGTTCATGACCTGATTGTAAACAATTAGCAGCTGAGAATGGGAAACAAGTGGGTCGCACTAGACGAAGGGAAAACCATCTATGGGCAAAGGAAGACTCCCTTCTTCTAGAGAAGCCCAGCATTCTGTGCCGCAAAGCCCTTGAGCAAGAGTGCATCGGCATAAGAACTGCCAGCCCAAATCAGACTCAAAGTCTATCTAACCCAATACTCTCTCACAAAGTGGCATTATCagacacttcagaggaaggtgcagagAATGGCtctggaataacctgcccacaaGGGAAGTTCCCTCCCTAACCCTTAGAAGTTAGCTCTGCCAGCAGGATTTACTGGTCTCACTGCAATCTAAACCAGCCCTCGATTTGCAGTTGTTGATTTCTACCAGGAAGAGATTCACAATAGGCTTTTACAAAGACCCAAGAATGTCATTAATGCTTAGAATGAAACTGTCAAACATCCCAGGTGCAAGCCATTGTCTCTATAGGAAGAGAACTCTTCCTCCACTAGATTCTACTAGAGAACTAGCTAGAGGTGGCAGTATAGGAATTAGTGCAGGTTTCCTAAAGCAACTCATTCCCAGGTCAGTCATGAAACAATTTCTGCAGCTCTTCCAGATTGGTTTTGCAGTTGACATTTGCCTGAGTGAAAATTTGCTACTCAAATTTAACATTACACTGACCTCTGATGTAAGAGGGTAACCATTAAATCCCTGACAACAGCCACTTGAATCAAACTGtattacagacacacacaaattgcTCAAGGCATGATAAACGCTGTAGAATAATATCAGGGTGAGTCAAGACATCATGACCCAGCTAATACAGTCTTATGTAAAACCCTTATTCCTGAACTTCAGTTAGCATCCTACCTGTTCCCCTCCCATATTGACCAACAGCTCCGTGCCATCAGGACTGAAGGTGACGTACGTGGCTACTAGAACTCTCAGCCGGTTGTTGTAGTCTGGTAGCTTCACTGGAAGGTGCCCTGCAGAGAAGAAACTAGCATAGTTTACTTGCTTAACTGGTAGCCCTCAACATCTTCTGCTCCACACTGGTCACCATGTGTTGTGGGAGACTGCTGAAAGAGAGCACATGAATGAAATACAGTCACATTCCAAGCTATTTCCCAGTTTTCCACTGCTGTATATAAGAAGTCTTTACATCAGTCTCTGAGGGGCTCTAACCCAAGGCAGGAAGACTTGCCCTCAAACTTACACAGCCATCCTTTCAGGGCCTCTTAAAGAAACTCTTCTGCATGGCTATGCCCAGGTGTAAAGGAATCAGCCCCTGAAGACTGGTGTTTGCAATCCAGCTAGGATCCAAAGGCAGCTAAACACTGCTTCAATGAGAATATCCTGAAGCTCCAGCGATTCACTGAGTCAGCCACCGTCTGATTCATGGAAGACTCCATTTGAACTTCATTATTTTTCAACTCTCTAATGTTTCTGTGTCTTGGCTCATTGGCACAGCAGAACATGGCTTCTTGAACACATTGTGCATTAATTGCTCAGCCCACACATGGGTTCTCATGCTTCAGATAGACCGGAGAAGCGTTGAATGGCCAACACAGAAGGATTAAGAACATTAAGGGACCCTATGGTGGGACCTTATTACAAATAAGGCTTTCCAGGGGCACAATTCTGATACTTTTTAATGTATCCGTTTCCCAGTCAGACTTGTAGTATTCACTCTGTTTCAGTGCAGTGGTTCAGACTAATCTATATTAGGGGCTTTGGAAAAAAATACACAGTGATTAGTGCTGGTGAAGGGCACAAAAACAGGTGCTCATTTCATTTCTCCACAAGACAGGTACTGAATGAGGCCAAGTTTCCCCTCACATTGGGCCACAAATGCTTCCCCCTCTAGAGGGGAGTTTATCGTCTCTGTGGTTTATTTAGTTCTTGACTCTGCAATGAAGCTGATTAAAAGGGGACAGCTGTGATGTAGCAGAGTGGTGACAGCATCTTGTTCATGTAGGCCAGCCAACATACATCAGTAGACCAAGTTCATTAGCAATCTACATCAGGTGTGAACCGAACCCAGAAATGAGAGGGGGATCTACAGCTATCCAGTCCCTCCCCAGGTTAATTAATGCATCAGTATTTTATAGCCTTGCAGGATAGCAGAGCAGGACAGTCCTAGTTTTCATAACATAATAGCCGGTGAGACTTGGAGGCACATGCaccagattgtaagctctctttCACAAAAAAAACTGCCCTTCATCTGATCACTGACCCTAGCTCCTAGGCACTGCCAGATAAAAATAATGGTCATATCAGGACAGTAGTTGTACCTGCCACGTAGTACTGAGCCGCACCATCTGGAAGGGGTTTCTGCCGGTCACAGAACGTGTGGACTCCCGCTGAGGGACTCTGCTTCATGCTTTTTCTAGCCAGAAAGGAAAGTGGTTTTATGATTACAACACTCAACTGCCTGTGTTCAACCAGCCCTCAGATTCTTACTTGCAAAGAAAGAATGTAAGTGTGTGACAGTTGAGCAATTGCAAACCTGCCCCAACCCACCACAAGAGTGCTAGGCAGTTCCACTTACCTGTGTGAAAAGGATGCTGGGGGAGCAAAACTTAGTACCATTGCACAGCTGAGAAGGATGATCGCCAGCTTCTCTGGATGCCCCATTCCCACCATGCAAGGCCTCTTTCAGGTCTCGTGTTACTCACTTCCCTGTCGAGAAGGTGCTACGAGTGATGGTGGCCATTACCTGTGGTTGTGGATCATGCGTATGTCATAGAGCCGTACGAAGGGCCCACTGGCTCCCACCGCTAGGTAATTGTTATCCTGGGGGTTGACAGTGAGGCACTTGGCCTCCACCAGCTGCCCACAGTATTCGGTCAGGTCTATCAGGACTTCTGAGCGTTTGCTGTTCTCTCGCAGATCATACTGTCTACAAGGCAGAAGGGAGAGTTAGTTAACCAGTGCCCAGGAAGAACCAACATAGCAATAGAAGGGAGTTTAGCTTGATCACCATGGAAAGCAGAGGAAGAATTCAGATATCGCCATGTTATTACTGCTAAACAGATACCTAGATTTTACAGAGGACTGGATGGTGTCTGAGGAGGAAAAAGAGGACATCCTTTCCCTCCAGGTCTGTTACTGCAGAACGAACGATCACACGAATGCTTTTAGTGTCCCAGGTTACTGGGAGCTCCGTGATTTGATGAGCTAAGCCTTGACACCAGGATAACCAACATTTTCTGCTGACAAGTCTGTATTACATGGGAATTTATTTAGCACCAATGAGAACTCACAGAGTCATGACCTACCACACACACCCAGAGTCCAGTATTAAACCTGGAATAAATAAAATCTTGGAGGGTAGTATCTTTAGCTGTTCTAGAGTCTTAATGAGGGTTCTGGAGGCACATTGCATCTGCCTTCCTCTGCTCCTTCTGATGGAGATAGGACTGTTCTTTTCTGACCTCATTTTCTGTAACAGGAAAtgtcctccccttttcctctatGTATGAAAGGATACCCTTTATTTCAAGCTGAACCATTCAGATTTtgggggggctggtggggaggggaggagggttggggggggggggaagatcgaGACTAGaccaagctctttggggcaggaaattCTCACTACATAtgtgtacagcccctagcgcaaTGGGGTCCTAACCGgttggcctctaggcactacagcaatataaaatattaaaaatctaaAATATGGCCTCtcatccatccacacagctaaaactctacTCTGAGTGCTCATCCTTCTTGCTGCCTTTGACAAATGCAGCCTTGCcccactcatatccattcagaatgctgccgCAAAGATAAATTTTCCTAGCCAGTCATATCACCCCtctctgcatccctccactgCCTCCTGTTTCTCTAACCCAaaaccagtagcgtagctagtggggtgcaggggaagcagccgcttcccctcaccccttttCCCAAAAGCGGCGCCTGCCGGGCCAGCGCCGGGGGCAGCActgccggaggagccatggggggtgggggcggctcCTCGGCCATCACGCCCCACGCAGCCCCAACATCACCACAGGCGCAGCCacctcctgcagcagctcagggctcGGCAGCCAAGCACTCCCCACCCCGAGCTGGAGCCGGGATCCACCCGCGGTGCGGGGCCAGAATCGGCCGGTGACAGGCAGCGGCGCAGGACGGTCGGGCCGGCGCTGGGGGCAgcacggctggaggagccatggggggggacTGGCGGCAGGCGTGGCCCAAGATGCGAGAGGTCCGGCTCCTCGGCCATCGCACCCATGCGGCCCCCAACATCGCTGCAGGCACAGCCACCTCCTGTGGTGGCTCAGGGCTCAGAGACCAAGTGCTCCCCGCCCGGAGCCGGGATCAGCCGGGGACAGGTGGCGGCGCAGGACAAAACGTGAGCGGCGGGGGTCCGGTGCCTTGCACTGGGGGTCCCCTCCGGGTGAggggctccccagggctgggcccacagggcaggggcacaGGCCACACTGTCTGGATGGGGGGCCCTGGCACGGCACAGGAGCCTGgagccccgggcggggggggacaGGACCCTGCGGGTGGGGCCGGGTGGTGCAGCCTGGCGGGGGACATCTGCAGAGCAGGCTGGGCAGGAGAGACTCCCGGGACCACAGGGGGAAGGGGGTATCTGCACCCCCGGGAAGCCCGCAGGAGTCCTGAGCCAGGCCCCGGGgttaatctgggggggggggggggggggataaatgggaggagccaagggagggcatggccagaggaggagccaagtgGGAGCGCCTTTTTTCCTGTTTGCTCCCCCTACACTTAgaccctggctacgccactgcccaAAACATAAGcgaagggcatgtcttcactagcaatgttaaagcattaatgtggcttgtgtagtcacggcCTAGTGCTGGGAGAAAAACCacaccacctccacaaggggcgtagctcccagcactggtgcactgtctataccggcgctttacagcgctgaaatgTGCATCGCcccgagcaagaaagttgcaacgctgtaaagtgccagtgtaaacaagccTAAGTATCTTCACTTTCAAGGTTCTTCGCAATCAAACCCCACCCTACTTCTCTCTCATTCACCATTGAGCTGCCAACACTCACCACTAATTGGCCCACAAtaccagcctccattgcccagtTGTTAACTTTTCAAACAAGCAACTTTTGCAGTCTCCcatcccatgctgcccctcacctttgggaggagctccccaggAACATCCAAGAAGCTACCTCATTAGCCacccttcaaatccctcctctaaACTTTCCTTGGCCATGAGGCCTACCAAAAACTTGACAACCGTTAGGCAGCTGGTGTACTGAGACCACTACTCTATCACCAATATTACCTCATTGCTTCcttgtacccccccccccaacctgtccatatccatctgttgtctgtcttgtacttagattgtaatctccAGGGGGAAGGACCAACTTTTTGTTCTgagtacagcacctaccacaatggggtcctggtcagtGATGAGGGCTCCTAGGTGTTATGGCAAAACAAATAATACATACAGTCACAAGAAGACAATGTCAGTAATAGTCAAACCAGCGAACCAAAGTTCCTCTTCATTTATTAACTGAACTGTGCTAACCCaacaggaaggggcagggaattGAGTGAACTAAGGGTGTCAGTGACCACTCAAGCATGACTACTCTGATAAACATCTCTCACAGCACCAAAAGCTACTCCCCAGAACGAGCACCAAAGCTTTTTACCGGATTAGCCCATCCTCCGCTGCGCTCCAGAAGGTGTTGGGCCACATAGGGGCCGTGGCAATACGCTTGACCCGGTTGGTGTGGTCACCAAACATGTGGATGGTTTCCTTGACAGTCAAGTCATGAACATGCACCTTGGAGTCTGCAGCTCCTGTGATGAGGATCCGATCCCCTGAATGTGGCAAGAACTGTGGAAGGAAGAAGAGCTTCAGACATTTCAACTGCCACTTTACAGTCATCCAACCTTAGTCAGTTATAGCCTGGCCGCTGCTGCATCTCCCTTTGCGACAAGCTGCTGTAGCTACAGTTACATCCTGAAAGAGCTTGGATCACAACAGGCAACAATGCAATAGAACAGCAGCTCCCGGCTGGGAAATCAAAGCTTGTCTGATAGCAGGTCATTCTTATTTGAAAGAGGCAAAGCAACTCTTGCCTTCTTGCAGCATTTACAGAGAAGGCAGGACTGAGTCTAGATTGTAGGGCTCTGCATGCAGTTCCAACTCTGGCTACCACTGCTTGTGCTCAGACACGAGTGACCAGTCTCCAGTTTTCCTTCTGTAAGGAGGGATGGTTTGACAGCAAATTCTTCCTCCATTTAAAGACTTCTGTTACATCTCCCTGTGAAATGTAAGCTACTCCCAACTGTAGCAGAGTAGCGATCAAAGCCACGTGGCCAGATATCTATGTAAGGTTCTTATACGGTGCTCATTAATGTAATAATGGAGCACCTCTCAATCTTTTTAATCCTCACAGCACCCACACGGAGGTAAGGAAATTCTattatccccatctgtaaaatggaaaactgaggcacactcgAGACACTAAATGGTTTGCCCAAGGCCCCACAGAatgtctgtgctggagcagggaactgaacataggtctcccgagtcccaggctagcaccctaaccactggatcatcctttctCTATGCATGTGGAGTAACCTTCTGTAATTACATACGTTCCTTGCATATGCTTGCTGTACAAGTCTCTCTAAGTCTCCAGCAATGTGACATACAATGCAGTTCTCTCTACTGCATTTTTTCCCCACCTGGATTGATATAGCCACCACTGCCAGTATTTATATGGATATGTGATCAAGCTCAGAGGATTGCACAGACTGAGATGCAGAATACTACATCTAATATAACTTTTCTTAATACTGGAAGAGTTTAAATTTAGTACTCTTTGGAGAACTTGCTTATGGAAAAATATTCCCcattcacatttaaaaaacaagttaTTTTCATGCAAATCAAACACCGAGTCCCATCTGGCTGTGTCCTCTTTCCACCTCTCGTTTTCAAACACGCACCTGGGGCCCCACTCACCTTGACAGAGAAGATATTCGCAGTATGCCCTGTGTGCATAGAAAGAAGCTTCTTGTGATGCAGGGGATCCCAGACAATGGTATGCTGGTCATCGGAgccagaagccagcaagctgaaaAAAACAAGAGAGGAGAGCTATAAGCATTGCTCCATTCCCAGCTGTGAGTAGCTGCTCAGCCACTCATCCTGTGAGCCTACATCCTGTCATTCACAACTGGTCCTCAAATGTGCCCCACACCAGAATCCATGCAGTGATTCTTG
This genomic interval carries:
- the WDTC1 gene encoding WD and tetratricopeptide repeats protein 1 isoform X2 translates to MLGCTAAPPIAFFCRPPCEKMAKVNITRDLIHRQIKEKGALSFERHYHVTDPFIRRLGLEAELQGHSGCVNCLEWNEKGDLLASGSDDQHTIVWDPLHHKKLLSMHTGHTANIFSVKFLPHSGDRILITGAADSKVHVHDLTVKETIHMFGDHTNRVKRIATAPMWPNTFWSAAEDGLIRQYDLRENSKRSEVLIDLTEYCGQLVEAKCLTVNPQDNNYLAVGASGPFVRLYDIRMIHNHRKSMKQSPSAGVHTFCDRQKPLPDGAAQYYVAGHLPVKLPDYNNRLRVLVATYVTFSPDGTELLVNMGGEQVYLFDLTYKQRPYTFLLPKKCHSSGVQNGKTSTNGVSNGIHLHSNGFRLSEGRTHISPQIELPPYLEKIKQQANEAFACQQWTQAIQLYSRAVQKAPNNAMLYGNRAAAYMKRKWDGDHYDALRDCLKAISLNPGHLKAHFRLARCLFELKYVAEALECLDDFKGKFPEQAHSSACDALDRDINAALFSKSDNAEDKKGGGPIRLRATGRKDSISDDEMVLRERSYDYKFRYCGHCNTTTDIKEANFFGSNAQYIVSGSDDGSFFIWEKETTNLVRVLQGDESIVNCLQPHPSYCFLATSGIDPVVRLWNPRPESETLNGRVVEDMEGASQANQRRMNADPLEVMLLNMGYRITGLTSGGAGGSDDEDSSEGQVQCRPS
- the WDTC1 gene encoding WD and tetratricopeptide repeats protein 1 isoform X1; protein product: MLGCTAAPPIAFFCRPPCEKMAKVNITRDLIHRQIKEKGALSFERHYHVTDPFIRRLGLEAELQGHSGCVNCLEWNEKGDLLASGSDDQHTIVWDPLHHKKLLSMHTGHTANIFSVKFLPHSGDRILITGAADSKVHVHDLTVKETIHMFGDHTNRVKRIATAPMWPNTFWSAAEDGLIRQYDLRENSKRSEVLIDLTEYCGQLVEAKCLTVNPQDNNYLAVGASGPFVRLYDIRMIHNHRKSMKQSPSAGVHTFCDRQKPLPDGAAQYYVAGHLPVKLPDYNNRLRVLVATYVTFSPDGTELLVNMGGEQVYLFDLTYKQRPYTFLLPKKCHSSGEVQNGKTSTNGVSNGIHLHSNGFRLSEGRTHISPQIELPPYLEKIKQQANEAFACQQWTQAIQLYSRAVQKAPNNAMLYGNRAAAYMKRKWDGDHYDALRDCLKAISLNPGHLKAHFRLARCLFELKYVAEALECLDDFKGKFPEQAHSSACDALDRDINAALFSKSDNAEDKKGGGPIRLRATGRKDSISDDEMVLRERSYDYKFRYCGHCNTTTDIKEANFFGSNAQYIVSGSDDGSFFIWEKETTNLVRVLQGDESIVNCLQPHPSYCFLATSGIDPVVRLWNPRPESETLNGRVVEDMEGASQANQRRMNADPLEVMLLNMGYRITGLTSGGAGGSDDEDSSEGQVQCRPS